TCGTCGCGGCGAACGCGCTGCCCCGCGACATCCCGACGGGTCCCCGCGCCGCAGAGCTGGTTCGCCTGCGCGGCGGACGGACGGGATTCGAGGGGTGGGCCCGGCACGCCTTCATCCGTCGGCTGCGCCGGGGCCGTGTGGCACCGCCGGCCATTCCGGATCCGCCGCGGCAGAGCGAGGGGATGGGCGGCATCGAGCCCTGGATGTTCTGAGCCGGTATGGTTGTCCGCCGGTCCGTCCGGGCAGGCCGCCCCACCCCGCAGTCGGATCCCGCGGAGTGAAGGGGATGCCGACGCAGAAATCAACCGTCCTCCGCACGGGAAGGGCGGGTGCCTAGACTGCGACGGTGGGCGATGCCCGCGGTCCGACGAGGAGGAGCAGGGATGCAACTGGGAATGGTCGGCCTCGGCCGGATGGGGGCGAACATCGTGCGCCGCCTCATGCGCGACGGACACGAATGCGTCGTCTTCGACGTCAACACCGACGCCGTCACGGGGCTCGCGAGCGAGGGTGCGATCGGCGCGGACAGCCTCGCCGACTTCGCGGCCAAGCTCGAGGCGCCTCGGGCGGTCTGGCTCATGATCCCCGCGGGGCTCACCGGTCAGGTCGTCGACCAGGTCGCCGAAGTGCTCGAAGCCGGCGACATCATCATCGACGGCGGCAACTCAAACTACCGGGACGACGTCCGCCGGGCCGCCAAGCTCAAGGACTCCGGCATCCACTACGTCGACGTCGGGACGAGCGGCGGTGTCTTCGGCCTCGACCGCGGCTACTGCCTCATGGTGGGCGGCCCCGATGAGGCGTTCCGTCAGATCGAGCCGGTGCTCAAGACCATCGCCCCGGGAAGCGGAACCGTCGGACGGACCCCGGGGCGTGAGGGCGACTACTCTCCCGAAGAGCTCGGCTACCTGCACTGCGGCCCCTCGGGATCGGGTCACTTCGTCAAGATGGTGCACAACGGCATCGAGTACGGAGTCATGGCGGCGCTCGCCGAGGGGCTCAACATCCTCGAGCACGCCGACGCGGGGGTGCGCGAGGCCGAGCACTCGGCCGAGATCGCGCCGCTCGAGGAGCCGGAGTTCTACCAGTTCACGATCGATACGGCCAAGGTCGCGGAGCTCTGGCGACGGGGCTCGGTGATCTCGTCGTGGCTGCTCGACCTCACGGCGGCGGCGCTCGCGGACAACCCGACGCTCGACGGACTCGCCGGACGCGTCTCGGACTCCGGCGAGGGTCGGTGGACCGTGAAGGCCGCCGTCGACACCGGTGTCCCGGCGCCGGTGCTCGCGGCATCCCTCTTCGAGCGCTTCGCGTCCCGCGGCGAGGACCACTTCGCCAACCAGGTGCTCTCGGCGATGCGCCTGC
This genomic interval from Microbacterium sp. 4R-513 contains the following:
- the gnd gene encoding phosphogluconate dehydrogenase (NAD(+)-dependent, decarboxylating), yielding MQLGMVGLGRMGANIVRRLMRDGHECVVFDVNTDAVTGLASEGAIGADSLADFAAKLEAPRAVWLMIPAGLTGQVVDQVAEVLEAGDIIIDGGNSNYRDDVRRAAKLKDSGIHYVDVGTSGGVFGLDRGYCLMVGGPDEAFRQIEPVLKTIAPGSGTVGRTPGREGDYSPEELGYLHCGPSGSGHFVKMVHNGIEYGVMAALAEGLNILEHADAGVREAEHSAEIAPLEEPEFYQFTIDTAKVAELWRRGSVISSWLLDLTAAALADNPTLDGLAGRVSDSGEGRWTVKAAVDTGVPAPVLAASLFERFASRGEDHFANQVLSAMRLQFGGHQELPAGDVLEAGGRKSESSSGGQSQENPSHEA